Proteins encoded together in one Streptomyces sp. TLI_171 window:
- the ftsW gene encoding putative lipid II flippase FtsW: MPTSEKPPQERLQLISATTTTFKSAGPVARFRAARERFGYLMARPLTPYYLILGSALLLVVLGLVMVFSASQSVVVDYGLPMTFFFRKQLIALLLGGAIAVALTRAPIRALRTAVYPLLFGVVGALVLVTIPGVGVRINGNRNWISLGFFQIQPSEFAKLALLLWAADLLARKQRTHTLDQWKHLLIPLVPGTVVLMMLIMIGGDMGTTMVLIAMLFGLLWMVGAPLRLFAATLGIAVVACTALIITVPHRLGRLACVGVTKPDPNLDCFQALHGLYALAAGGPFGSGLGAGVEKWGQLPEAHTDFIFAATGEELGLVGTLSVLALFAALGYAGIRVALGTKDPFVRYAAGAATTWIMAQAVVNLGSALGLLPIAGVPLPLFSYGGSAMLSAMCAIGLLLCFARSTPAAKAALAARPRRWRKGANSRFGSVLDRVLPGRKTTARKAARPPRRER, translated from the coding sequence GTGCCCACGAGCGAGAAACCGCCGCAGGAACGTCTGCAGCTGATCTCGGCGACCACGACCACCTTCAAGTCGGCCGGCCCCGTGGCCCGGTTCCGGGCCGCGCGGGAGCGGTTCGGGTACCTGATGGCCCGTCCGCTGACGCCGTACTACCTGATCCTCGGTTCGGCGCTGCTGCTGGTCGTGCTCGGCCTGGTGATGGTGTTCTCCGCCTCGCAGAGCGTGGTGGTGGACTACGGCCTGCCGATGACGTTCTTCTTCCGCAAGCAGCTGATCGCCCTGCTGCTGGGCGGCGCGATCGCCGTCGCCCTGACCCGGGCCCCGATCCGGGCGCTGCGCACCGCCGTGTACCCGCTGCTGTTCGGCGTGGTGGGCGCGCTGGTGCTGGTGACCATCCCGGGCGTGGGCGTCCGGATCAACGGCAACCGGAACTGGATCAGCCTGGGCTTCTTCCAGATCCAGCCGTCCGAGTTCGCGAAGCTCGCCCTGCTGCTGTGGGCCGCGGACCTGCTGGCCCGCAAGCAGCGCACCCACACCCTGGACCAGTGGAAGCACCTGCTGATCCCGCTGGTGCCGGGCACCGTGGTGCTGATGATGCTGATCATGATCGGCGGCGACATGGGCACCACCATGGTGCTGATCGCCATGCTGTTCGGCCTGCTGTGGATGGTCGGCGCGCCGCTGCGGCTGTTCGCCGCGACGCTGGGCATCGCCGTGGTCGCCTGCACCGCGCTGATCATCACCGTGCCGCACCGCCTGGGCCGGCTGGCCTGCGTGGGCGTCACCAAGCCGGACCCCAACCTGGACTGCTTCCAGGCGCTGCACGGCCTGTACGCCCTGGCAGCGGGCGGACCGTTCGGGTCCGGACTGGGCGCCGGCGTCGAGAAGTGGGGGCAACTCCCGGAGGCGCACACCGACTTCATCTTCGCCGCGACCGGCGAGGAACTGGGACTGGTGGGGACGCTGTCGGTGCTCGCGCTCTTCGCGGCACTAGGCTACGCGGGTATCCGAGTGGCCCTCGGCACCAAGGACCCGTTCGTGCGGTACGCGGCGGGCGCCGCCACCACGTGGATCATGGCTCAGGCCGTGGTCAACCTGGGGTCGGCGCTGGGACTCCTGCCCATCGCGGGCGTCCCGCTGCCGCTGTTCTCGTACGGCGGTTCCGCGATGCTGTCGGCCATGTGCGCCATCGGGTTGCTGCTGTGCTTCGCGCGCAGCACCCCGGCGGCGAAGGCAGCGCTGGCTGCCCGGCCCCGCAGATGGCGAAAAGGGGCCAACTCCCGGTTCGGGTCCGTCCTGGACCGGGTGCTGCCAGGTAGGAAAACCACAGCGCGCAAGGCCGCCCGGCCGCCGCGCAGGGAGCGGTGA
- the murD gene encoding UDP-N-acetylmuramoyl-L-alanine--D-glutamate ligase codes for MTNPEWAGLPVVVAGLGLSGISAARVLHGLGAHVTVVDGGDGPGLKAKADTLAEQGVGVRLGDGESLPSGTRLIVTSPGWAPDSPLFAAAAEAGVPVWGDVELAWRLRTPHPATGEPAPWLAVTGTNGKTTTVQMLASILAAAGRRTAAVGNVGVPVLDAVLAEEPYDVLAVELSSYQLHWAPSLRVHSGAVLNLAPDHLDWHGSMEAYAADKGRIYEGNQVACVYNLADPATEALVREADVEEGCRAIGFGLDAPAVSNLGVVDGLLVDRAFVADRDKAAAELGSVADVNPPAPHNIANALAAAALARAYGVDAKAVRDGLRAFTPDAHRIAHVAEVDGVIYVDDSKATNTHATAASLAAYRPVVWIAGGLAKGATFDELVAGAADRLRAAVLIGQDRELIREALRRHAPEVPVFEPAPGQTGAEAMTEIVRAAAAAAKPGDTVLLAPACASMDMFTNYGERGDLFAAAVRAL; via the coding sequence ATGACGAACCCCGAGTGGGCCGGCCTGCCGGTCGTGGTGGCCGGCCTCGGCCTGTCCGGGATCAGCGCCGCCCGGGTCCTGCACGGACTCGGCGCGCACGTCACCGTCGTCGACGGCGGTGACGGCCCCGGCCTCAAGGCCAAGGCCGACACGCTCGCCGAACAGGGCGTCGGCGTCCGCCTCGGCGACGGCGAGAGCCTCCCCTCGGGTACCCGACTGATCGTCACCTCGCCCGGCTGGGCCCCGGACAGCCCGCTGTTCGCGGCCGCCGCCGAGGCCGGGGTGCCGGTCTGGGGCGACGTCGAACTCGCCTGGCGGCTGCGCACCCCGCACCCCGCCACCGGCGAGCCCGCGCCCTGGCTGGCCGTGACCGGCACCAACGGCAAGACCACCACCGTCCAGATGCTGGCGTCCATCCTCGCCGCCGCCGGCCGGCGCACCGCCGCCGTCGGCAACGTCGGCGTCCCGGTGCTGGACGCCGTCCTCGCCGAGGAGCCCTACGACGTCCTCGCGGTCGAACTCTCCAGCTACCAGCTGCACTGGGCGCCCTCGCTGCGGGTGCACTCCGGCGCCGTGCTCAACCTGGCCCCGGACCACCTGGACTGGCACGGCTCGATGGAGGCCTACGCCGCCGACAAGGGCCGGATCTACGAGGGCAACCAGGTCGCCTGCGTCTACAACCTGGCCGACCCCGCCACCGAGGCGCTGGTCCGCGAGGCCGACGTCGAGGAGGGCTGCCGGGCGATCGGCTTCGGCCTGGACGCCCCCGCCGTCTCCAACCTCGGCGTCGTCGACGGCCTGCTGGTCGACCGCGCCTTCGTCGCCGACCGCGACAAGGCCGCCGCCGAACTCGGCTCGGTCGCCGACGTCAACCCGCCGGCGCCGCACAACATCGCCAACGCCCTCGCCGCCGCCGCCCTCGCCCGCGCCTACGGGGTCGACGCCAAGGCCGTCCGCGACGGGCTGCGCGCCTTCACCCCCGACGCCCACCGGATCGCGCACGTGGCCGAGGTCGACGGCGTGATCTACGTGGACGACTCCAAGGCCACCAACACCCACGCCACCGCCGCCTCGCTCGCCGCGTACCGTCCGGTGGTCTGGATCGCCGGCGGCCTCGCCAAGGGCGCCACCTTCGACGAGCTGGTGGCCGGCGCCGCCGACCGGCTCCGGGCCGCCGTCCTGATCGGCCAGGACCGCGAGTTGATCCGCGAGGCACTGCGGCGACACGCCCCGGAAGTCCCGGTCTTCGAGCCCGCCCCGGGCCAGACTGGCGCCGAGGCGATGACCGAGATCGTCCGCGCGGCGGCCGCCGCCGCGAAGCCGGGCGACACCGTCCTGCTCGCCCCCGCCTGCGCCTCGATGGACATGTTCACCAACTACGGTGAACGCGGCGACCTGTTCGCCGCCGCCGTCCGGGCACTCTGA
- the mraY gene encoding phospho-N-acetylmuramoyl-pentapeptide-transferase: protein MKQILFAGMIGLVLTLLGTPALIKLLARHGYGQYIRDDGPKAHHSKKGTPTMGGIAFILATLIAYFATKAITGESPTASGLLVLFLTAGMGLVGFLDDYIKVVKRRSLGLRAKAKLLGQSFVALAFAVLALQFSDSRGLTPASTSLSFVQDFKWAIGPVLFVIFAYFMIAAMSNGVNLTDGLDGLATGASVMVFGAYTFIGLWEHGQNCAYAIKATASCYDVRDPLDLAVVAAALMGSCFGFLWWNTSPAKIFMGDTGSLALGGALAGLAVVSRTELLLAVLGGLFVIITLSVIIQVGSFRMTGKRVFKMAPLQHHFELKGWSEVLIVVRFWIIQGLCVAVGLGLFYAGWVTG, encoded by the coding sequence GTGAAGCAGATCCTCTTCGCCGGCATGATCGGCCTGGTGCTGACCCTGCTCGGCACCCCCGCCCTGATCAAGCTGCTCGCCCGGCACGGCTACGGCCAGTACATCCGCGACGACGGCCCGAAGGCGCACCACAGCAAGAAGGGCACGCCCACCATGGGCGGCATCGCCTTCATCCTGGCGACCCTGATCGCGTACTTCGCCACCAAGGCGATAACGGGCGAGTCGCCCACCGCCTCCGGCCTGCTGGTGCTGTTCCTGACCGCGGGCATGGGCCTGGTCGGCTTCCTGGACGACTACATCAAGGTGGTCAAGCGCCGCTCGCTGGGCCTGCGGGCCAAGGCGAAGCTGCTCGGCCAGTCCTTCGTCGCCCTCGCCTTCGCCGTCCTGGCACTGCAGTTCAGCGACAGCCGCGGCCTGACCCCGGCGTCCACCAGCCTGTCCTTCGTGCAGGACTTCAAGTGGGCGATCGGCCCCGTGCTGTTCGTCATCTTCGCGTACTTCATGATCGCCGCGATGTCGAACGGCGTGAACCTGACGGACGGTCTGGACGGCCTCGCCACCGGCGCCTCGGTGATGGTCTTCGGCGCCTACACCTTCATCGGACTGTGGGAGCACGGCCAGAACTGCGCCTACGCGATCAAGGCCACCGCCTCCTGCTACGACGTCCGCGACCCGCTGGACCTGGCCGTGGTCGCCGCCGCCCTGATGGGCTCCTGCTTCGGCTTCCTGTGGTGGAACACCTCGCCCGCCAAGATCTTCATGGGCGACACCGGCTCGCTGGCCCTCGGCGGCGCGCTGGCCGGCCTCGCCGTGGTCTCCCGCACCGAGCTGCTGCTCGCCGTCCTCGGCGGCCTGTTCGTGATCATCACCCTTTCGGTGATCATCCAGGTCGGCTCGTTCCGGATGACCGGCAAGCGCGTTTTCAAGATGGCGCCGCTCCAGCACCACTTCGAACTCAAGGGCTGGAGCGAAGTCCTGATCGTGGTGCGGTTCTGGATCATCCAGGGACTCTGCGTCGCCGTCGGACTCGGACTCTTCTACGCGGGATGGGTGACCGGATGA
- the murF gene encoding UDP-N-acetylmuramoyl-tripeptide--D-alanyl-D-alanine ligase has protein sequence MIALTLAEAAAAVGGALDAADPAARITGAVVTDNRQIESGGLFVCVRGERVDGHEFAAKAVADGAVAVLATRPVGVPAILVDDVVVALGRLARAVVARSADVRIVALTGSAGKTSTKDLIGQLLTEHGETVFPAGSHNNEIGHPLTALRIAPTTRHLVMEMGARHKGDIEYLTGITPPTVGLVLNIGTAHLGEFGSKEAIAEAKGEMVEALSADGVAVLNADDPLVRAMSSRTKARVVLFGESPDAHIRATDVRLDATGRPQFTLSTPAGSAPVQLRLYGEHHVSNALAAAAVAVELGMPVDRVAEALSEAGALSRWRMEVVDRADGLTVVNDAYNANPESMRAALRTLATMAGRGPERRRTWAVLGEMRELGEDSLDEHDAIGRLAVRLDITKLVAVGGREAARMELGARNEGSWGEESVLVSDADAAIELLRSQVRPGDVVLVKASRSVGLERVAEALLADGAAK, from the coding sequence GTGATCGCTCTGACCCTGGCCGAGGCCGCTGCGGCCGTCGGCGGCGCCCTCGACGCGGCCGACCCCGCCGCACGGATCACCGGCGCGGTGGTCACCGACAACCGGCAGATCGAGTCCGGCGGCCTGTTCGTGTGCGTGCGCGGCGAGCGGGTCGACGGCCACGAGTTCGCCGCCAAGGCGGTCGCGGACGGTGCGGTCGCGGTGCTCGCCACCCGCCCCGTCGGCGTGCCCGCGATCCTGGTCGACGACGTGGTGGTGGCGCTCGGCCGGCTCGCCCGTGCCGTGGTCGCCCGGTCCGCCGACGTGCGGATCGTCGCGCTGACCGGCTCGGCCGGCAAGACCTCCACCAAGGACCTGATCGGCCAGCTGCTCACCGAGCACGGCGAGACGGTCTTCCCGGCCGGCTCGCACAACAACGAGATCGGCCACCCGCTGACGGCCCTTCGGATCGCCCCGACGACCCGTCACCTGGTGATGGAGATGGGCGCCCGGCACAAGGGCGACATCGAGTACCTCACCGGCATCACCCCGCCCACCGTCGGACTGGTCCTCAACATCGGCACCGCGCACCTCGGCGAGTTCGGCTCCAAGGAGGCCATCGCCGAGGCCAAGGGCGAGATGGTGGAGGCGCTTTCGGCCGACGGCGTCGCCGTGCTGAACGCCGACGACCCGCTGGTGCGCGCCATGAGCAGCCGCACCAAGGCCCGCGTGGTGCTGTTCGGTGAGAGCCCGGACGCCCACATCCGCGCCACGGATGTTCGCCTGGACGCCACCGGACGGCCACAGTTCACGCTCAGCACCCCGGCCGGTTCCGCACCCGTGCAGCTGCGCCTGTACGGTGAGCACCACGTCTCGAACGCCCTCGCCGCCGCCGCGGTGGCGGTGGAGCTCGGGATGCCCGTCGACCGCGTCGCCGAAGCACTCAGCGAGGCGGGTGCGCTGTCCCGCTGGCGCATGGAGGTGGTCGACCGGGCCGATGGCCTGACCGTCGTCAACGACGCCTACAACGCGAACCCGGAGTCCATGCGGGCCGCGCTGCGGACGCTCGCGACGATGGCCGGCAGGGGCCCGGAGCGCCGCCGCACCTGGGCGGTGCTCGGTGAGATGCGGGAGCTCGGCGAGGACAGCCTCGACGAGCACGACGCCATCGGACGGCTCGCGGTCCGGCTCGACATCACCAAGCTGGTGGCGGTCGGCGGACGCGAGGCGGCCCGGATGGAACTGGGCGCGAGGAACGAAGGTTCGTGGGGTGAGGAGTCGGTGCTGGTGTCCGACGCGGACGCGGCGATCGAGCTGCTGCGCAGTCAGGTGCGGCCGGGGGACGTGGTCCTGGTGAAGGCGTCCCGTTCGGTGGGCCTCGAGAGGGTCGCCGAGGCACTGCTCGCGGACGGTGCCGCGAAGTGA
- a CDS encoding UDP-N-acetylmuramoyl-L-alanyl-D-glutamate--2,6-diaminopimelate ligase — MPKPDQISASPPRPSRTAALPLAEAARLLGLPPVEGPEVTGVTHDSRAVRPGDVYVAFPGANHHGAAFAAGAARSGAVAVLTDRAGAELAADAGVPLLVVDSPREVMGDLAAAVYGAPSASMLMIGLTGTNGKTTTSYLVEGGLRGAGRLPGVIGTVEMRVGEERIKSERTTPEATDLHAVLGVMHEAGADSVVMEVSSHALVYGRTDGVVYDVALFNNLTPEHLDFHPDMEDYYRAKARLFEEGKARRGVANRDDSYGRRLAGEARIPMTTFSAAGDPAADWRAVDVQLGPSGSTFRVLGPNGEQADAAVPLPGPFNVANALGAITALVTAGVPLDAAVAGVARVPGVPGRLEKVEAGQAYVAVVDYAHKPDALSAVLASLREVTKGRLHVVVGCGGDRDPYKRGPMGAIAARLADTAVLTSDNPRSEDPLAILATMLTGAAEVPEAERGEVLAVPDRAEAIALAVARAHAGDTVLVAGKGHELGQYVKGEVRPFDDREVLRVAIEKTTEADR, encoded by the coding sequence GTGCCGAAACCCGATCAAATCTCCGCGAGTCCGCCCCGACCGAGCCGCACCGCGGCGCTGCCCCTCGCCGAGGCGGCCCGGCTGCTCGGGCTGCCCCCGGTCGAGGGCCCCGAGGTCACCGGCGTCACCCACGACTCCCGGGCGGTCCGGCCCGGCGACGTGTACGTGGCCTTCCCCGGCGCCAACCACCACGGCGCGGCCTTCGCCGCCGGGGCGGCCCGCTCCGGCGCGGTCGCGGTGCTCACCGACCGGGCGGGCGCCGAGCTGGCGGCCGACGCCGGGGTGCCGCTGCTGGTGGTCGACAGCCCGCGCGAGGTGATGGGCGACCTGGCCGCCGCGGTCTACGGGGCGCCCAGCGCGAGCATGCTGATGATCGGTCTGACCGGCACCAACGGCAAGACCACCACCTCCTACCTGGTGGAGGGCGGCCTGCGCGGGGCCGGCCGGCTGCCCGGCGTGATCGGCACCGTGGAGATGCGGGTCGGCGAGGAGCGGATCAAGTCCGAGCGCACCACCCCCGAGGCCACCGACCTGCACGCGGTGCTCGGCGTGATGCACGAGGCCGGCGCGGACTCGGTGGTCATGGAGGTCTCCAGCCACGCGCTGGTGTACGGCCGCACCGACGGCGTGGTCTACGACGTGGCGCTGTTCAACAACCTGACGCCGGAGCACCTCGACTTCCACCCCGACATGGAGGACTACTACCGGGCCAAGGCCCGGCTGTTCGAGGAGGGCAAGGCCCGCCGCGGCGTCGCCAACCGGGACGACTCCTACGGCCGACGGCTGGCCGGCGAGGCCCGGATCCCGATGACCACCTTCTCCGCGGCCGGCGACCCGGCCGCCGACTGGCGCGCCGTCGACGTCCAACTCGGCCCGTCCGGCTCGACCTTCCGGGTCCTCGGCCCGAACGGCGAGCAGGCCGACGCCGCGGTGCCGCTGCCCGGCCCGTTCAACGTCGCCAACGCGCTCGGCGCGATCACCGCGCTGGTCACCGCCGGCGTCCCGCTGGACGCCGCGGTCGCCGGGGTGGCCCGGGTCCCGGGCGTGCCCGGCCGGCTGGAGAAGGTCGAGGCGGGCCAGGCGTACGTCGCCGTCGTCGACTACGCGCACAAGCCGGACGCGCTCAGCGCCGTCCTCGCCTCGCTGCGCGAGGTCACCAAGGGCCGCCTGCACGTGGTGGTCGGCTGCGGCGGCGACCGCGACCCGTACAAGCGCGGCCCGATGGGCGCGATCGCCGCCCGGCTCGCCGACACCGCCGTCCTCACCAGCGACAACCCGCGCTCCGAGGACCCGCTGGCGATCCTCGCCACCATGCTGACCGGCGCCGCCGAGGTCCCGGAGGCAGAACGCGGCGAGGTGCTGGCGGTCCCGGACCGGGCCGAGGCGATCGCGCTGGCGGTGGCCCGGGCGCACGCCGGGGACACCGTGCTGGTGGCCGGCAAGGGCCACGAGCTCGGGCAGTACGTGAAGGGCGAGGTCCGCCCGTTCGACGACCGCGAGGTGCTGCGGGTCGCCATCGAGAAGACAACGGAGGCAGACCGGTGA
- a CDS encoding penicillin-binding protein 2, with amino-acid sequence MSRPPGDDPRPRRAPQSGGRPAAGRSEPPRRRVGEPRRTADGAPPRPARPRAAAAGHRQVAPPRPGARPGRRPAPPHRPTAPRPGPRTIRLADPRRRLRLVTVSLLLVFAIFAGRLVQLQLLDSDALAAGAGANKYLRVALPAERGSITAADGTVLATSVDAYDLTADPTMFTPEATHLPDAPEQAAGLLAPILGQPKEKLAEKLHLNSKNPKSQYALLMARQSPQVKGQIADLKAQLTKQSDTAACRGQRLLLGKPADKGGRQFLDAACVNPLAGLFWEQSTRRSYPANGLAANLVGFVNAEGAGTGGLELQYQQLLAGQDGYATYASAAGRRVATAGGSREDAVPGSDLRLTVNPDIQWAAQRAITDQVSNAGAEKGYVVVQDVRTGQILAMATSPGFNPNDLAAARADQLGNAALQDAYEPGSTAKLMTMAAVLDTGKAGWDTHVEVPNTLQRSDRVFHDDIDHETWYLTLAGVLAKSSNIGTIEAAEHLGATQAESNKVLAEYLDRFGIGKPSGLGFPGETRGILAKPEDWSGSQQYTIPFGQGLSVNALQATSVFSTIANGGVRVAPSLLAGTTGPDGRFTPAAAGAQTRVVTEQTAKTLTEMLESVVTDEQGTGTKAQIPGYRVAGKTGTANRVDPKTGKYSGYTASFIGFAPADRPRVTVSCVIQDPVNGHFGGQLCGPVFKQVMEFTLKTLQVPPSTSEAPNLPVDWKP; translated from the coding sequence ATGAGCCGCCCGCCCGGCGACGACCCCCGCCCGCGCCGCGCCCCGCAGTCCGGCGGCCGCCCCGCCGCGGGCCGCTCCGAACCGCCGCGCCGCCGGGTCGGCGAACCGCGCCGCACCGCCGACGGCGCCCCGCCGCGCCCGGCCCGGCCACGGGCCGCCGCGGCCGGACACCGCCAGGTCGCCCCGCCGCGCCCCGGCGCCCGGCCGGGCCGCCGCCCGGCGCCGCCGCACCGCCCGACCGCGCCCCGACCGGGTCCGCGGACCATCAGGCTGGCCGACCCGCGCCGTCGGCTGCGGCTGGTGACGGTCAGTCTGCTGCTGGTGTTCGCGATCTTCGCGGGGCGCCTGGTGCAGCTGCAGCTGCTCGACTCGGACGCGCTGGCCGCCGGCGCGGGCGCCAACAAGTACCTGCGGGTGGCGCTGCCCGCCGAGCGCGGCTCGATCACCGCCGCCGACGGTACCGTGCTGGCCACCTCCGTCGACGCGTACGACCTGACCGCCGACCCGACCATGTTCACCCCCGAGGCGACCCACCTGCCGGACGCCCCGGAGCAGGCCGCCGGGCTGCTGGCGCCGATCCTCGGCCAGCCGAAGGAGAAGCTGGCCGAGAAGCTGCACCTGAACAGCAAGAACCCGAAGAGCCAGTACGCACTGCTGATGGCCCGCCAGTCGCCGCAGGTGAAGGGGCAGATCGCCGACCTGAAGGCGCAGCTGACCAAGCAGTCCGACACCGCGGCCTGCCGCGGCCAGCGCCTGCTGCTCGGCAAGCCCGCCGACAAGGGCGGCCGGCAGTTCCTGGACGCCGCCTGCGTGAACCCGCTGGCCGGCCTGTTCTGGGAGCAGTCCACCCGGCGCAGCTACCCGGCCAACGGGCTGGCCGCCAACCTGGTCGGCTTCGTCAACGCGGAGGGCGCCGGCACCGGCGGCCTGGAGCTCCAGTACCAGCAGCTGCTGGCCGGCCAGGACGGCTACGCCACCTACGCCTCCGCGGCGGGCCGCCGGGTCGCCACCGCGGGCGGCAGCCGGGAGGACGCCGTCCCCGGCAGCGACCTGCGGCTGACGGTGAACCCGGACATCCAGTGGGCCGCCCAGCGCGCCATCACCGACCAGGTCAGCAACGCCGGGGCGGAGAAGGGCTACGTGGTGGTCCAGGACGTGCGGACCGGTCAGATCCTGGCGATGGCCACCTCGCCCGGCTTCAACCCGAACGACCTGGCCGCGGCCCGCGCCGACCAGCTGGGCAACGCGGCCCTGCAGGACGCGTACGAGCCGGGCTCCACCGCCAAGCTGATGACCATGGCGGCGGTGCTGGACACCGGGAAGGCCGGCTGGGACACCCACGTCGAGGTGCCGAACACGCTGCAGCGCTCGGACCGGGTGTTCCACGACGACATCGACCACGAGACCTGGTACCTGACGCTGGCCGGCGTGCTCGCCAAGTCCTCCAACATCGGCACCATCGAGGCGGCCGAGCACCTGGGCGCCACCCAGGCCGAGTCCAACAAGGTGCTCGCCGAGTACCTCGACCGGTTCGGCATCGGCAAGCCCTCCGGGCTGGGCTTCCCCGGCGAGACCCGCGGCATCCTGGCCAAGCCGGAGGACTGGAGCGGCTCGCAGCAGTACACCATCCCGTTCGGCCAGGGCCTGTCGGTGAACGCCCTGCAGGCCACCTCGGTGTTCTCCACCATCGCCAACGGCGGCGTGCGGGTCGCCCCCAGCCTGCTGGCCGGCACCACCGGGCCGGACGGCCGGTTCACCCCGGCCGCGGCCGGCGCGCAGACCCGGGTGGTGACGGAACAGACCGCGAAGACGCTGACCGAGATGCTGGAGTCCGTCGTCACCGACGAGCAGGGCACCGGCACCAAGGCGCAGATCCCGGGCTACCGGGTGGCCGGCAAGACCGGCACCGCCAACCGGGTGGACCCGAAGACCGGCAAGTACTCCGGGTACACCGCCTCCTTCATCGGCTTCGCGCCCGCCGACCGGCCCCGGGTGACGGTCTCCTGCGTCATCCAGGACCCGGTCAACGGGCACTTCGGCGGGCAGCTGTGCGGGCCCGTGTTCAAGCAGGTGATGGAGTTCACCCTCAAGACCCTCCAGGTCCCGCCGAGCACCAGCGAGGCACCGAACCTGCCCGTTGACTGGAAACCCTGA
- a CDS encoding cell division protein FtsL → MRGRTPFAVLVVALLSAGLLGLLMLNTALNEGSFTLSRLKKQTTDATDQQQTLQQQIAEQSAPDALEQRARGLGMVPGGDPAFLNPDGSVTGKAKAAEDNPPVPRSSAEPWQRPGGAASPAPTTSPGDPGIELAPAPPASPSASPSGSASPGTPR, encoded by the coding sequence ATGCGGGGGCGCACCCCGTTCGCGGTGCTGGTGGTCGCCCTGCTGTCGGCCGGGCTGCTCGGACTGCTGATGCTCAACACCGCGCTCAACGAGGGCTCGTTCACGCTGTCCCGGCTGAAGAAGCAGACCACCGACGCCACCGACCAGCAGCAGACCCTGCAGCAGCAGATCGCCGAGCAGTCCGCGCCCGACGCGCTGGAGCAGCGCGCCCGCGGCCTCGGCATGGTCCCCGGCGGCGACCCGGCCTTCCTGAACCCCGACGGCAGCGTCACCGGCAAGGCCAAGGCCGCCGAGGACAACCCGCCGGTGCCGCGCTCCAGCGCCGAACCCTGGCAGCGCCCCGGCGGAGCGGCGAGCCCCGCCCCGACCACCAGCCCGGGCGACCCCGGCATCGAGCTGGCCCCCGCCCCGCCCGCGAGCCCGTCCGCGTCCCCGTCGGGCAGCGCCTCGCCCGGGACGCCGCGATGA
- the rsmH gene encoding 16S rRNA (cytosine(1402)-N(4))-methyltransferase RsmH, with protein MSTDSPTPRHVPVMLERCLDALAPAISGPGAVVVDATLGLGGHSEALLTRFPEVRLIAVDRDPQALKLSGERLAPFGDRATLVHAVYDEIPRVLDELGIPEVHGVLFDLGVSSMQLDEADRGFAYAQDAPLDMRMDQTRGISAAEVLNTYSHGDLARILKVYGEERFAGKIASAVLREREREPFSTSARLVELVRNAIPAATRRTGGNPAKRTFQALRIEVNGELEVLDRAIPGALDVLAVGGRIVVMSYQSLEDRLVKQYLQAGATSTAPPGLPIVPEELQPWLKLLTRGAELATEEEIEENRRAAPVRLRVAERIRRTRR; from the coding sequence ATGAGTACCGACAGCCCCACCCCCCGGCACGTCCCGGTGATGCTGGAGCGCTGCCTGGACGCCCTCGCCCCGGCGATCTCCGGGCCGGGCGCCGTGGTGGTGGACGCCACCCTCGGCCTGGGCGGCCACAGCGAGGCGCTGCTGACCCGCTTCCCCGAGGTCCGCCTGATCGCCGTCGACCGCGACCCGCAGGCCCTGAAGCTGTCCGGCGAGCGGCTCGCCCCGTTCGGCGACCGGGCCACCCTGGTGCACGCCGTGTACGACGAGATCCCGCGCGTGCTGGACGAGTTGGGCATCCCCGAGGTGCACGGCGTGCTGTTCGACCTGGGCGTCTCCTCGATGCAGCTGGACGAGGCCGACCGCGGCTTCGCCTACGCCCAGGACGCCCCGCTGGACATGCGGATGGACCAGACCCGGGGCATCTCCGCCGCCGAGGTGCTGAACACCTACAGCCACGGCGACCTGGCCCGGATCCTCAAGGTCTACGGCGAGGAGCGGTTCGCCGGGAAGATCGCCTCCGCCGTGCTGCGGGAACGCGAACGGGAACCGTTCAGCACCAGTGCGCGTCTGGTGGAGTTGGTGCGGAACGCCATTCCGGCGGCCACCCGGCGCACCGGCGGCAACCCGGCCAAGCGGACCTTCCAGGCGCTGCGGATCGAGGTCAACGGCGAGCTGGAGGTGCTGGACCGGGCCATCCCCGGCGCGCTGGACGTCCTCGCGGTGGGCGGCCGGATCGTGGTGATGTCCTACCAGTCGCTGGAGGACCGCCTGGTCAAGCAGTACCTCCAGGCCGGTGCCACCTCGACCGCCCCGCCGGGGCTGCCGATCGTCCCGGAGGAGCTCCAGCCCTGGCTGAAACTGCTCACCCGCGGTGCCGAACTGGCCACCGAGGAGGAGATCGAGGAGAACCGGCGCGCCGCGCCCGTACGGCTGCGCGTGGCGGAGAGGATCAGACGGACCCGGAGGTAG